A window from Ignavibacteriota bacterium encodes these proteins:
- a CDS encoding ThuA domain-containing protein: MNDPQKQAFLELLNKGKSILFLHHSLVSYQGWDEYEKIIGGRYYQSTNYKDSLKFTQSTYKHDVEIPVQIVDKNHPITKGLEDFIIHDEIYGKYKILTTVSPIFTTTHPESETIIGWTNSYGKSKIVYIQLGHDNHSFNDKNYRLLI, from the coding sequence ATAAATGATCCTCAAAAACAAGCATTCTTAGAATTATTAAATAAAGGTAAATCAATTTTATTTCTTCATCATTCACTAGTTTCTTATCAAGGTTGGGATGAGTATGAAAAAATAATTGGCGGAAGATATTATCAATCTACAAATTATAAAGATAGTTTGAAATTTACACAATCAACCTATAAGCATGATGTAGAAATTCCGGTACAAATTGTAGATAAAAATCATCCAATTACAAAAGGTTTGGAGGATTTTATTATTCATGATGAGATTTATGGTAAGTATAAAATACTAACAACTGTTTCTCCAATATTTACAACCACTCATCCGGAAAGTGAAACAATTATTGGCTGGACAAATAGTTACGGTAAATCTAAAATCGTTTATATCCAATTAGGTCATGATAATCATTCATTTAATGATAAAAACTATAGACTTTTAATTTAA
- a CDS encoding T9SS type A sorting domain-containing protein, translating to MQIFIGIMFFQNINYSQGELEIKPSNVDFKDSFHRIENVMLFNKEDQSLFINEINFNEKLFEIVFDRPTAFPIEIFPNDTINMDIILTNFFSVTSADTADTISFFTSNSDKDQHLRVRIKFFDDDEKVGILNGKISNDSLSVENTEIYLYRNGQYLYDSVMTDSEGNFTINLPEGFYTAAAQKEGFYFTFYKNKFDIYEANQFFIDHDSTKNINWNIEKTIETNTILEGKIFNFKTKAAPRKGIIIVRKGKHTPTRSLNKIFEDNSELVSYSTNILSDGSYKFNKTIEPGFYYIQTFPDFYTPSFANNANIPAISIQDADSIYIGNNITNKDLFVVRDSAYGAGNISGKILINSNPAQNIEFILFAQNLIDNSITNYAIVDSLGNFNIINLPLGKYKLTAYQFGNLKYEGQDTIEIDITSFSINGIEINFLINSITSEREIPNNPILFPNYPNPFNPNTNIQFFLPNEDQIVLEVLNILGEKVTTIFEGKIKTGLHQFTFDGSKLSSGIYFIRLETIKYIKNHKAILLK from the coding sequence ATGCAAATATTTATTGGAATTATGTTTTTCCAAAATATCAATTATTCTCAAGGTGAATTAGAAATAAAACCATCAAATGTAGATTTTAAAGATAGTTTTCACCGAATTGAAAATGTGATGTTGTTTAATAAAGAAGATCAATCATTATTTATTAACGAAATTAATTTTAATGAAAAATTATTTGAAATCGTTTTTGATAGACCCACAGCTTTTCCAATTGAAATTTTTCCAAATGACACAATAAATATGGATATAATTTTAACTAATTTTTTTTCGGTAACATCCGCGGATACTGCTGATACAATTTCATTTTTTACATCAAATTCAGATAAAGATCAACATCTTAGAGTTAGAATTAAATTTTTTGATGATGATGAAAAAGTTGGAATTCTAAATGGAAAAATTTCCAATGACAGTTTATCGGTTGAAAATACAGAGATCTATTTATATAGAAATGGCCAGTACTTGTATGATTCTGTAATGACGGACTCTGAAGGGAATTTTACAATAAATTTACCTGAAGGATTTTATACTGCGGCAGCTCAAAAAGAAGGTTTTTATTTTACTTTTTATAAAAATAAATTTGATATTTATGAAGCCAACCAATTTTTTATAGATCATGATTCAACTAAAAATATAAATTGGAATATTGAAAAAACAATTGAAACCAATACAATTTTAGAAGGAAAAATTTTCAATTTTAAAACTAAAGCAGCACCAAGAAAAGGAATTATAATTGTAAGAAAAGGCAAACACACCCCGACAAGAAGTTTGAATAAAATATTTGAAGATAATTCAGAACTTGTTTCATACTCAACAAATATATTATCTGATGGTTCTTATAAATTCAATAAAACAATCGAACCCGGATTTTATTACATACAAACATTTCCGGATTTTTATACACCTTCTTTTGCAAACAACGCAAATATTCCGGCAATTTCAATTCAGGATGCGGATTCAATTTATATCGGCAACAATATAACAAATAAAGATTTGTTTGTTGTACGTGATTCTGCTTATGGTGCCGGAAATATTAGCGGAAAAATTTTAATTAATTCTAACCCAGCACAAAACATTGAATTTATTTTATTTGCACAAAATTTGATTGACAATTCCATTACAAATTATGCAATAGTTGATTCCTTGGGAAATTTCAATATTATTAATCTTCCTTTGGGAAAATACAAATTAACAGCCTACCAATTCGGAAATCTCAAGTATGAAGGTCAAGATACAATTGAAATTGATATTACAAGTTTTTCTATAAATGGGATTGAAATTAATTTTTTAATAAATTCAATTACTTCGGAAAGAGAAATTCCTAATAATCCGATTTTATTTCCAAATTATCCCAATCCGTTTAATCCAAATACCAACATTCAATTCTTTTTACCGAATGAAGACCAAATTGTTTTAGAAGTACTTAACATTTTAGGTGAAAAAGTTACAACAATTTTTGAAGGAAAAATAAAAACTGGTTTGCATCAATTTACTTTTGACGGAAGTAAATTAAGTTCCGGAATTTATTTTATAAGATTAGAAACTATAAAATATATTAAAAATCATAAAGCTATATTATTAAAGTAG
- a CDS encoding sigma-70 family RNA polymerase sigma factor, with protein sequence MKNKSYHYTNFSKDELNDLLEQSKNGNNQSYNSLITIIREIAFSYFESKFKLGKLKSKDDADDLAQNIFITFSKQYQNIDKIEFWLRKVMFLTYSNFYKKNANQNHFEFNEEFYQTKDENDFDENVDTQKIVEIINQLDDKKQNIIKLRFWGGLKFSEIADKFESNEAAIKKMFYRTLEEIKQKF encoded by the coding sequence TTGAAAAATAAATCTTATCACTATACGAATTTTTCCAAAGACGAATTAAACGATCTTTTAGAACAAAGTAAAAATGGGAATAATCAATCCTATAATTCTTTAATAACAATAATTAGAGAAATAGCATTCAGTTATTTTGAATCAAAGTTTAAACTTGGCAAATTAAAATCTAAAGATGATGCTGATGATTTGGCTCAAAACATTTTTATCACATTTTCTAAACAATATCAAAATATTGATAAAATAGAATTTTGGCTTAGAAAAGTTATGTTTTTAACATATTCAAATTTCTATAAAAAAAATGCAAATCAAAATCACTTTGAATTCAATGAAGAATTTTATCAGACAAAAGATGAAAATGATTTTGATGAAAATGTTGATACTCAAAAAATTGTTGAGATAATAAATCAGCTTGATGATAAAAAACAAAATATAATTAAACTTAGATTTTGGGGCGGATTAAAATTTTCTGAAATTGCTGATAAATTTGAAAGCAACGAAGCAGCGATAAAAAAAATGTTTTACAGAACTTTGGAAGAAATTAAACAGAAATTTTAA
- a CDS encoding CHAT domain-containing protein, whose protein sequence is MWKSIPLILLIIISFTSILFAQEISEIKSELKTSGFTKENSHKYILYLLNNEINSKNELNFLNQFSKNNFDKEFANAIILKKENKFNEAFEKLFSQLNGKQSDLLFYEELAWLTNATNQFERLNRKLVSINSVYKKYLTGLVKLNEGKYKQALDDLIAFSKIANKHFENNYWLSYTYRYLGDYQNAILKLKDAERIIDSTYFEYSAFLNAKGSLYYLSNNLDKAKTFYVYANIHSQKYGNNIENTKSLINLAILEDESGKVNEARKLFYKAENIAEKINSQNLQALINSELGVSFTFDSQFDKSKKHYLKSLEIYKQINDKLRISLVYNNLGNIYLTTFNYNSAMKYLQKGLETSFENKRSKILNLISLGDVYSNLSNFSQAIKFYEQAKKLSKEIKEITLEFEVEMSLGILEFNLGKYKNSLDIFYYAKNIISEDSNPNLIAEVLHKIGLSNYALANYKNAETNFLKSSKIFSESGDVQSNLNVRLDLANTYLNIKEIKECKNIITDIEPTIRSNNFEYMFANILLLKSEIAELENQHKISNEYLQKVLAISKKIIEPNIEIEANYQLAENYYKESKVDLAEAHYLNAIKIIEEISNNFISNNKIQISHFSKFDEIYHSLTEFYIQNAKYKSAFEIIDKSRSRNTFQNIKNHKLFSNNIYERDYDKLLFLDWQMKQSYFLEKRDSLKSELIIVKNDLIKKNPELKNVFNPKQYFSLEEKQMKLKNSETFISIYISEKYSQYFIIKKNDFIANKINIGREQLKNLITKISPYYTKHSSEEIIFNQDLFSFNLKNSNDLYKLFFKEIINKFAKNKNLIFSLPNELINYPLETLVLNFNSNESPYNYENAKFLIEDYQISYAPSFNIFSELEKLHAKNNNSHLLIGNPNVNNNDFYISFRSSLVNENYNLNRNIKLNPLKYSEEEISSINSILTNTNKFTSQDATEENFKKYASSSNIIHISTHSFLLNQQPFIVFSEDRKSSEDGFLEVGEIINTNLNSDLVVLSSCKSGLGVIDKQEGILGMQKSFFDAGAKSVIVSLWDVNDRNTFLLMELFYENLKTGINKSQALQKAKLDFTKKYSPNPYYWAAFVLSGNNSEINITSKNYSFSFYILVIIIMSASVWYFFKRRNSSTF, encoded by the coding sequence ATGTGGAAGTCAATTCCCTTAATATTGCTCATTATAATTTCTTTTACTTCCATTTTATTTGCACAAGAAATTTCAGAAATAAAATCAGAATTAAAAACCTCAGGGTTTACAAAGGAAAATTCGCATAAATATATTCTGTATTTATTAAACAATGAAATCAATTCTAAGAACGAACTCAATTTTCTAAATCAATTCTCAAAAAATAATTTTGATAAAGAATTTGCAAATGCAATTATCTTAAAAAAGGAAAATAAATTTAATGAAGCTTTTGAAAAACTTTTTAGCCAACTAAACGGCAAACAATCTGATTTACTATTTTATGAAGAATTGGCTTGGCTTACAAACGCAACAAATCAATTTGAAAGATTAAATAGAAAACTTGTTTCAATAAATTCCGTTTATAAAAAATATTTAACTGGATTAGTAAAATTAAATGAAGGAAAATATAAGCAAGCGTTGGATGATTTAATTGCATTCAGCAAAATTGCCAATAAACATTTCGAAAATAATTACTGGCTTTCTTATACTTATAGATATTTGGGTGATTATCAAAATGCAATTTTAAAATTGAAAGATGCTGAGAGAATTATAGATTCAACTTACTTTGAATATTCGGCATTTTTAAATGCGAAAGGAAGTTTGTATTATCTTTCAAATAATTTAGATAAAGCAAAAACATTTTATGTATACGCAAATATTCATTCACAGAAATATGGCAATAACATTGAAAATACTAAATCACTTATAAACTTAGCTATTTTAGAGGATGAATCAGGCAAAGTGAATGAAGCAAGAAAGCTGTTTTATAAAGCTGAAAATATTGCTGAAAAAATAAATTCTCAAAACTTGCAAGCTCTAATAAATTCCGAACTCGGAGTTTCATTTACTTTTGATTCGCAATTTGATAAATCAAAAAAACACTACTTAAAATCCTTGGAAATTTATAAACAAATAAATGATAAGCTTAGAATATCTTTGGTCTACAACAATTTGGGAAATATTTATTTAACAACTTTTAATTATAATTCTGCAATGAAATATCTTCAGAAAGGTTTAGAAACTTCTTTTGAAAATAAGCGTTCTAAAATTCTAAATCTAATTTCTCTCGGCGATGTTTACTCAAATTTATCAAACTTTTCTCAAGCAATAAAATTTTATGAACAAGCAAAAAAGTTATCAAAAGAAATTAAAGAAATAACTTTGGAGTTTGAAGTTGAAATGAGTTTGGGAATTCTGGAATTTAATTTGGGCAAATATAAAAATTCACTTGATATTTTTTATTATGCAAAAAATATTATAAGCGAAGATTCTAATCCTAATTTAATTGCTGAAGTTTTACACAAAATAGGATTATCAAATTATGCATTAGCAAATTATAAAAACGCTGAAACTAATTTTTTAAAATCATCGAAGATTTTTTCTGAAAGTGGTGATGTTCAAAGTAATCTGAATGTAAGATTAGATCTTGCTAATACTTATTTAAATATCAAAGAAATAAAAGAATGCAAGAATATTATAACTGATATTGAGCCAACCATTAGATCAAATAATTTTGAATATATGTTTGCAAATATTTTACTTTTAAAAAGTGAAATTGCTGAATTAGAGAACCAACATAAAATTAGTAATGAATATTTACAAAAGGTTTTAGCAATTAGTAAAAAAATAATTGAGCCAAATATAGAGATTGAAGCAAATTATCAACTTGCAGAAAATTATTACAAAGAAAGCAAAGTTGATCTTGCTGAAGCTCACTATCTTAATGCGATTAAAATAATTGAAGAAATTTCAAATAATTTTATCTCTAATAATAAAATTCAAATTTCACATTTTTCCAAGTTTGATGAAATTTATCATTCACTTACCGAATTTTATATTCAAAATGCGAAATACAAATCTGCTTTTGAAATTATTGATAAATCCAGATCAAGAAATACATTTCAAAATATTAAAAATCACAAATTATTTTCAAACAATATTTATGAAAGAGATTATGATAAATTATTATTTCTCGATTGGCAAATGAAGCAAAGTTATTTTCTCGAAAAGAGAGATTCGCTCAAATCTGAATTAATAATTGTAAAAAATGATTTAATTAAAAAGAATCCGGAATTAAAAAATGTTTTTAACCCTAAGCAATATTTTTCATTGGAAGAAAAACAAATGAAGTTAAAAAATTCAGAAACATTTATTTCTATTTACATTTCTGAAAAATATTCGCAATATTTTATAATAAAGAAAAATGATTTCATCGCCAATAAAATCAATATTGGAAGAGAGCAATTAAAGAATTTAATTACCAAGATTTCGCCTTATTATACAAAACATTCTTCTGAAGAGATAATTTTCAATCAAGATTTGTTCTCTTTTAATTTGAAAAACTCAAATGATTTGTACAAATTATTTTTTAAAGAAATTATTAACAAATTTGCGAAGAATAAAAATTTAATATTTTCATTACCGAACGAGTTAATTAATTATCCTCTTGAAACTTTAGTACTAAATTTCAACAGTAATGAAAGTCCATATAACTATGAAAATGCAAAATTTTTAATTGAAGATTATCAAATTTCTTATGCGCCATCTTTTAATATTTTTTCAGAATTAGAAAAGTTACATGCAAAAAATAATAATAGTCATTTATTAATTGGTAATCCTAATGTGAATAATAATGATTTTTATATAAGTTTCAGAAGTTCGTTAGTGAATGAAAATTATAATTTAAATAGAAATATTAAACTAAATCCACTAAAGTATAGTGAAGAAGAAATATCATCAATAAATTCAATTTTAACTAATACAAATAAATTTACTTCACAAGATGCAACGGAAGAAAATTTTAAAAAGTATGCATCTTCTAGTAATATTATTCATATATCAACACATTCGTTCCTATTAAATCAACAACCGTTTATCGTATTTTCTGAAGATAGAAAGTCTTCGGAAGATGGGTTTTTAGAAGTTGGTGAGATTATTAATACAAATTTAAATTCTGATTTGGTTGTGCTAAGTTCATGCAAATCCGGTTTAGGTGTAATTGATAAACAAGAAGGAATATTAGGAATGCAAAAGTCATTCTTCGATGCCGGTGCGAAAAGTGTGATTGTATCTCTTTGGGATGTTAATGATAGAAATACGTTTTTATTAATGGAATTATTCTACGAAAATTTAAAAACCGGGATAAATAAATCCCAAGCATTACAGAAAGCAAAATTAGATTTTACCAAAAAGTATTCGCCAAATCCTTACTATTGGGCGGCATTTGTATTAAGCGGAAATAATTCAGAAATTAATATTACTTCAAAAAATTACAGTTTCTCATTCTACATATTAGTTATAATAATTATGTCTGCTTCAGTTTGGTATTTTTTTAAAAGAAGGAATTCTAGTACTTTCTGA
- a CDS encoding cation transporter has protein sequence MQTQKLTKKGIKATLVGIFTSLILASIKIISGIIGNSYALIADGIESISDVFTSFVVLTGLKIAAKPADENHPYGHGKAEPLAAAVVAISLFLAAFIIIYQSIHEIITPHHAPAKFTLIVLLLVIFTKEFLFRKIIKIGSSIESTAVKNDAWHHRSDAITSSAAFIGILIAILGGEGYESADDFAALFASLIILYNGYRLLKPTLYELSDANISEKLILDIKNIALQIDQVLEVEKCFVRKMGFDYYVDAHIVLDGNLTVSEGHLIAHKVKDRIINSNPKIREVLIHVEPSEDTKI, from the coding sequence TTGCAAACTCAAAAGTTAACAAAGAAGGGAATTAAAGCTACTTTAGTTGGAATTTTTACAAGTTTAATTCTTGCAAGTATAAAAATTATAAGCGGTATAATAGGTAACTCTTATGCTTTAATTGCCGATGGAATTGAGTCAATTTCTGATGTATTTACTTCATTTGTTGTTTTGACCGGACTAAAAATTGCGGCAAAACCTGCTGATGAAAATCATCCATATGGACATGGCAAAGCTGAACCACTTGCTGCAGCAGTTGTGGCTATTTCTTTGTTTCTTGCCGCATTTATAATTATTTACCAGAGTATTCATGAAATTATAACACCACATCATGCACCTGCAAAATTTACTTTAATAGTATTACTATTGGTGATATTTACCAAAGAATTTTTATTTAGAAAAATAATTAAAATTGGTTCTTCAATCGAAAGTACGGCTGTTAAAAATGATGCTTGGCACCATAGAAGTGATGCCATAACTTCATCGGCAGCATTTATTGGAATCCTTATTGCTATTCTTGGTGGAGAAGGGTATGAAAGTGCTGATGATTTTGCAGCACTATTTGCCTCACTGATTATTCTATATAATGGTTACAGATTATTAAAACCAACTCTTTATGAACTTTCAGATGCAAATATTTCTGAAAAATTAATTTTAGATATTAAAAATATTGCTTTACAAATAGATCAAGTTTTGGAAGTTGAAAAATGTTTTGTTCGTAAAATGGGTTTTGATTATTACGTAGATGCTCATATTGTTTTAGATGGAAATTTAACAGTTAGTGAAGGACATTTAATTGCTCATAAAGTTAAAGATCGAATAATAAATTCAAACCCAAAAATTAGAGAAGTTCTTATCCACGTTGAACCTTCTGAAGATACAAAAATATAA
- a CDS encoding PD40 domain-containing protein — translation MKKIIAIIILIIFVGCSKELPLESNNSYLPQIPEKLEDEIPYDKIGKGKIAFERIGPFENNYSGLVVIDSKNKSALTFQGLYQTPVISPNGQNIFFRSYDYNEFDLKLLNLNSKKLTSVDDGQYPNWSADGAYLLYINIPEILFHFIKTDFSDFSKSSELYLSSYDFPWSPYSINSNEQIIFGSSSLILLDKDRKKHKLYTSETGIIYNPRWSPDNKFIAFAERKKRTENEKEIIEEQIIVLDIATNEVNVICKWDLADHIDWAGTYELSVCWSPDGEYIAFNKNKTGTESHIYVIDKNGNNLTQITNAPGVSDTSVSWSKE, via the coding sequence ATGAAAAAGATAATTGCTATAATAATTCTAATAATATTTGTTGGGTGCAGTAAAGAACTTCCATTAGAATCAAATAATTCATACCTTCCACAAATTCCTGAAAAGCTTGAAGATGAAATTCCTTATGATAAAATTGGCAAAGGGAAAATTGCATTCGAAAGAATAGGACCATTTGAAAATAATTATTCGGGATTAGTTGTTATAGATTCTAAAAATAAATCAGCATTGACGTTCCAGGGTTTATATCAAACACCTGTAATATCCCCCAATGGTCAGAATATATTTTTTAGAAGTTATGATTACAATGAATTTGATCTAAAGCTTTTGAACCTAAATTCAAAGAAACTCACATCAGTTGATGATGGACAATATCCAAATTGGAGTGCTGACGGAGCATATCTTTTATATATCAATATTCCAGAAATACTATTTCACTTTATTAAAACGGATTTCAGTGATTTTTCAAAATCAAGTGAACTTTATTTATCATCTTATGATTTCCCTTGGTCGCCTTATTCAATAAATAGTAATGAACAAATTATTTTTGGAAGTTCATCACTAATACTTCTAGATAAGGATCGCAAAAAGCATAAGTTATATACCTCTGAAACTGGTATTATATATAATCCTCGTTGGTCACCTGATAATAAATTCATTGCATTTGCAGAAAGAAAAAAACGTACCGAAAATGAGAAAGAAATTATCGAAGAACAGATAATTGTTCTAGATATTGCAACAAATGAAGTAAATGTAATTTGTAAATGGGATTTAGCAGACCATATAGATTGGGCTGGCACCTATGAGCTTTCTGTATGCTGGTCACCAGACGGTGAATATATAGCATTTAATAAAAATAAAACTGGTACTGAATCTCACATTTATGTAATAGATAAAAACGGTAATAACTTAACACAGATTACAAATGCTCCCGGAGTAAGTGATACTTCAGTTTCTTGGTCAAAAGAATAA
- a CDS encoding glutamine--tRNA ligase/YqeY domain fusion protein produces the protein MEDEKKVPKNFIQEIIDNDLKENKNNGKVYTRFPPEPNGYLHIGHAKSICLNFGLGKEYNGKTNLRFDDTNPTKEDVEYVESIKEDIKWLGFQWEGTELYASDYFEQLYEYAIKLIKDGLAYVDSSTLEEIKDERGTPTEPGKLSKFRNRSVEENLELFSKMRAGEFNDGEHILRAKIDMSSPNMNMRDPIMYRIRHAYHHRTENKWCIYPMYDWAHGQSDSIEGITHSICTLEFENHRPLYDWFIEKLGIHHPQQIEFARLNLNYTVMSKRKLLRLVQENLVNGWDDPRMPTISGFRRRGYTPKSIRSFAERVGVAKRDGVIDISLLEYSLREDLNESAPRVMAVLNPLKIVITNYDENLMEELEAVNNPQDEKMGTRKVPFSSELFIEQDDFQEFPHKKFHRLSPGQEVRLRYAYIIKCEKVIKDENGKILELHCTYDEATKSGSGNSEKKVKGTIHWVSVKNAINAEVRLYDRLFSVEFPEEDKEKDFVEFLNPNSLTILKNCKLEPSLISAKVGENYQFERNGYFCLDKDSKNENLIFNRTVTLKDTWSKIISK, from the coding sequence ATGGAAGATGAGAAAAAAGTACCGAAAAATTTTATTCAAGAAATAATTGATAATGATTTGAAGGAAAACAAAAATAACGGAAAAGTTTATACGCGTTTTCCTCCGGAACCAAATGGATATTTACACATTGGTCATGCAAAATCCATCTGCTTGAATTTCGGTTTAGGTAAAGAATATAATGGAAAAACTAATTTACGTTTTGATGATACAAATCCCACAAAAGAAGATGTTGAATATGTTGAATCAATAAAAGAAGATATAAAATGGCTGGGATTTCAATGGGAAGGAACTGAACTTTACGCATCTGATTATTTTGAACAACTTTATGAATATGCAATAAAATTAATTAAAGATGGATTAGCTTATGTTGATTCTTCAACTTTGGAAGAAATAAAAGATGAACGCGGAACTCCGACTGAACCTGGAAAACTAAGCAAATTTAGAAATCGTTCAGTTGAAGAAAATTTGGAATTGTTTTCAAAAATGCGAGCTGGTGAATTTAATGACGGCGAACATATTTTGCGTGCAAAAATCGATATGAGTTCACCAAATATGAATATGCGCGATCCAATAATGTATAGAATTCGTCATGCATATCATCACAGAACAGAAAATAAGTGGTGCATTTATCCAATGTACGATTGGGCTCACGGTCAATCTGATTCAATTGAAGGAATTACACATTCAATCTGTACATTGGAATTTGAAAATCACCGACCTTTATATGATTGGTTTATTGAGAAATTAGGAATTCATCATCCGCAACAAATTGAGTTTGCAAGATTAAACCTTAATTACACAGTAATGAGCAAACGAAAATTATTAAGATTAGTTCAAGAAAATTTAGTTAACGGTTGGGATGATCCAAGAATGCCAACCATTTCCGGTTTCAGAAGGCGTGGATATACACCAAAATCAATACGAAGTTTTGCTGAAAGAGTTGGCGTTGCAAAAAGAGATGGAGTAATTGATATTTCTCTTCTTGAGTATAGTTTACGTGAAGATTTAAATGAATCTGCACCAAGAGTTATGGCAGTTTTAAATCCTTTAAAAATTGTAATTACAAATTATGATGAAAATTTAATGGAAGAATTAGAAGCAGTAAATAATCCTCAAGATGAAAAAATGGGAACAAGGAAAGTACCTTTTTCAAGTGAGTTATTTATTGAGCAAGATGATTTTCAAGAATTTCCGCATAAAAAGTTTCACAGACTTTCACCCGGGCAAGAAGTTAGGTTGCGCTATGCTTATATAATTAAATGTGAAAAAGTGATAAAAGATGAAAATGGTAAAATTTTAGAACTTCATTGTACTTATGATGAAGCTACAAAAAGCGGAAGCGGAAATAGCGAGAAAAAAGTAAAGGGTACAATTCATTGGGTTTCTGTTAAAAATGCAATTAATGCTGAAGTACGACTTTATGACAGACTTTTTAGTGTAGAATTTCCGGAAGAAGATAAGGAAAAAGATTTTGTAGAATTTTTAAATCCAAATTCACTAACAATTTTGAAGAATTGTAAACTTGAACCAAGTTTAATTTCTGCCAAAGTTGGTGAAAATTATCAATTTGAAAGAAATGGATATTTTTGTTTGGACAAAGATTCTAAAAATGAAAATTTAATATTTAATAGAACTGTTACTTTAAAAGATACTTGGTCCAAAATAATTTCCAAATAA